One window of Eulemur rufifrons isolate Redbay chromosome 25, OSU_ERuf_1, whole genome shotgun sequence genomic DNA carries:
- the JCAD gene encoding junctional cadherin 5-associated protein isoform X2 produces the protein MYSVEDLLISHGYKPSRDPPAPREDDPEGRQPARTRTRAGHSLLNGHEDGPAASAHRQTSAGKGRTSDAESRRRAPRGHGEPPGASASRTSEAGFYNQPTSAWCPQPQAGSSQACRRRGGREVSGVLGPRDGEDLEVRGMAQAHSLPGHMREGPWEVGGRTENVMKKAVWEEELRVPAPATWQDVSLGIWDQPRKVGRQMSDGSAERLFHDLYPLVQGEHVLSSHNKKKSQSLPRVLSPESLSCTDIPLPLSDGRLPKMPLYPPNGVPSLEPTRHPEKGGASVPLPRPKFGRPLKPQSHGSHQPSRGGVESSDPQDGRRTDPHVARHELCASDSGLEPPVYVPPPSYRSPPLNIPNPYLEDTVPGPLAEKAGAGGQLPPGPPGTGSEYGASPCSPRGPPAHPRPATAYGGSVQYIPFDDPRIRHIRLAQPQGFCEGTKLDDKSRDSSPVTPQEPPRGKMQPDGATLHPQSLTPPSGDERGPGAGPWWLWGQLPRDGEHSGFPDRRDPRVTRGQRPDVGGSQRRHAEGQVSSPNSQGDGTCEAQAKLKKFETGIQSKKGSKRKTSETIFCLVSIPVKPEAHLPDTDTNNNELKAGAGAGRGPERSAALREQSLLSTSATDLELQALTGSMGGRTEFQKQDLGRPEDDRDTLDLRVLHLAPHGALTCAGSWPGHQYRDQQTQTSFPEDPQGARLPPGAQLGGWSDAAPTAGRPDPAAPAAQAHPALASDDRRPRPDAQNLKGQRSLSPSGSSVVSRTSSSTHQAPGPRAGYSQPRVDGRGPPASPEPPREVVKGEPTGPCNSKQLFGQFLLKPVSRRPWDLISQLESFNKELQEGAESSGSSAGEDSEAEPRWEDGADARPGDPGFPGHSPGRRVEQQRAVRVPEGPVCRAGRGEHESESWSEESGPGRPPSLGPSQVEGGRADSPWSADSSWSTEGRRQEAGGAVSEPVVSPAPVQGMMSSRPGGTKPVSPSYPAEPREPQESQGLPGASISVTPSSAGPPGVHGGRERGTVLPLSLISKNRGLSAPDLRSVGLSVGPGQSASEVEGSLGEAVEIPPGESLQARAARILGIEVAVESLLRGTRRAGQSQPPEPDASACGPESPRDEPSSSSAASDGLTVPADAFYGRRKCGWTESPLFVGERDSARRAPLVSEHSGVDGGIASDASSPEPHLSPLESSSFDQQDVGARPPFRSTLFHFIERTPSVAGSEKRLRSPSKVIESLQEKLASPPRRAAPDRLMRMKEVSSVSRMRLLSFQSADSTEEPEELKAARGQPGPPGGFVSLSGGDQAWRVGPSLSVCKEGISPGAREHPAAPKDERADHDFWCPDSYDPSRVERV, from the exons ATGTACAGTGTGGAAGACCTCCTGATCTCTCATGGATACAAACCGTCAAGAGACCCCCCGGCACCGCGCGAGGATGACCCCGAGGGACGCCAGCCAGCGAGGACAAGGACGCGCGCTGGCCACAGCCTGCTGAACGGGCACGAGGATGGCCCTGCAGCCTCCGCACACCGTCAGACGTCCGCGGGGAAAGGACGCACGAGTGACGCGGAAAGCCGCCGCCGCGCGCCGCGAGGCCACGGGGAGCCCCCGGGAGCTTCTGCTTCGAGAACCTCTGAGGCCGG GTTCTATAATCAACCCACCTCGGCGtggtgcccccagccccaggctggcaGCAGCCAGGCCTGCCGGAGACGAGGAGGACGCGAAGTCAGTGGCGTGCTGGGCCCGAGGGACGGAGAGGACCTGGAGGTCAGAGGGATGGCCCAAGCCCACAGCCTGCCTGGCCACATGAGGGAGGGACCCTGGGAAGTCggaggaaggacagagaatgTGATGAAGAAGGCAGTTTGGGAAGAAGAGCTGAGAGTGCCGGCTCCTGCCACGTGGCAGGACGTCAGCCTGGGGATCTGGGACCAGCCCCGGAAGGTAGGGAGGCAGATGTCTGATGGCAGTGCGGAGAGATTGTTCCACGACCTGTACCCGTTGGTTCAAGGGGAGCATGTGCTGAGCTCCCACAACAAGAAGAAATCGCAGTCGTTGCCTAGAGTCCTTTCCCCCGAGAGCCTGAGCTGCACGGACATTCCCCTTCCGCTAAGCGACGGACGTTTACCTAAAATGCCACTGTATCCTCCAAATGGTGTGCCGAGTCTGGAACCCACAAGGCACCCGGAGAAGGGTGGTGCCTCGGTGCCTTTGCCCCGGCCTAAGTTTGGGAGACCCCTCAAGCCCCAGTCTCATGGCTCGCACCAGCCGAGCCGGGGAGGCGTGGAAAGCAGCGACCCCCAGGACGGCCGGCGGACGGACCCGCACGTCGCCAGGCACGAGCTCTGTGCATCCGACTCCGGCTTGGAGCCGCCGGTGTACGTGCCTCCGCCATCGTACAGGTCGCCCCCGCTGAACATCCCAAACCCCTACTTGGAAGACACGGTGCCCGGACCTCTGGCTGAGAAGGCCGGGGCCGGCGGTCAGCTTCCTCCCGGCCCCCCGGGCACTGGGAGCGAGTACGGCGCCAGCCCCTGCTCTCCGCGAGGGCCCCCTGCACACCCCCGACCTGCCACCGCCTACGGCGGCTCCGTTCAGTACATCCCCTTCGACGACCCGCGGATACGACACATCAGACTGGCGCAACCGCAGGGTTTCTGCGAAGGAACGAAGCTTGACGATAAGTCACGTGACTCCAGTCCCGTCACTCCCCAAGAGCCACCTCGTGGGAAGATGCAGCCGGATGGTGCCACGCTGCACCCACAGAGCCTGACACCCCCGTCAGGCGATGAGAGGGGCCCTGGCGCCGGGCCCTGGTGGCTGTGGGGCCAGCTCCCCAGGGACGGAGAGCACAGCGGCTTCCCCGACCGGAGAGACCCCCGTGTCACGAGAGGACAGCGGCCGGACGTGGGGGGCAGCCAGCGCAGACACGCGGAGGGCCAGGTTTCCTCCCCAAACTCGCAGGGCGACGGTACCTGCGAAGCGCAGGCCAAGCTCAAAAAATTCGAAACGGGCATTCAGAGCAAGAAAggttcaaagagaaaaacaagcgAGACtatattttgtttggtttccaTCCCGGTCAAACCCGAGGCCCACCTGCCCGACACGGACACGAACAACAATGAGCTGAaggcgggcgcgggcgcggggcgcgggccgGAGCGCAGCGCGGCGCTGCGGGAGCAGAGCCTGCTGAGCACGTCCGCCACCGACCTGGAGCTGCAGGCTCTCACGGGCAGCATGGGCGGGAGGACGGAGTTCCAGAAGCAGGATCTGGGGCGGCCGGAAGACGACAGAGACACACTTGACCTCAGGGTCCTTCACCTCGCGCCACACGGAGCGCTCACGTGCGCCGGCTCGTGGCCAGGGCACCAGTACCGGGACCAGCAAACGCAGACCAGTTTCCCCGAAGACCCGCAGGGCGCTCGGCTGCCCCCGGGCGCGCAGCTGGGAGGGTGGAGCGACGCGGCACCCACTGCAGGACGCCCAGACCCTGCGGCCCCCGCAGCGCAGGCGCACCCGGCGCTGGCTTCCGATGACCGCAGACCGAGGCCAGATGCTCAAAACCTGAAAGGTCAAAGGTCCCTCAGCCCATCCGGCAGCAGCGTTGTTTCAAGGACGTCCTCGTCCACACATCAGGCGCCTGGGCCAAGAGCGGGCTACAGTCAGCCCCGTGTGGACGGCCGCGGACCCCCGGCCAGCCCCGAGCCGCCGCGGGAGGTGGTGAAAGGGGAGCCCACGGGCCCCTGCAACAGCAAACAGCTGTTCGGGCAGTTCCTCCTGAAACCCGTTAGTCGTCGCCCCTGGGATTTGATAAGTCAGTTGGAAAGTTTTAACAAGGAGCTTCAGGAAGGGGCAGAAAGCAGCGGCAGCAGCGCCGGCGAGGACAGTGAGGCGGAACCGCGGTGGGAGGACGGCGCCGACGCCAGACCCGGGGATCCGGGCTTCCCTGGACACAGCCCGGGGAGGAGGGTTGAGCAGCAGCGGGCCGTGCGGGTGCCCGAGGGCCCTGTGTGCAGGGCGGGAAGAGGCGAGCATGAGTCTGAGAGCTGGAGCGAGGAGTCCGGGCCGGGCCGCCCTCCGTCCCTGGGCCCCTCGCAGGTGGAGGGCGGCAGAGCGGACTCTCCCTGGTCGGCAGACAGCAGCTGGAGCACAGAGGGGAGACGCCAGGAGGCTGGCGGTGCAGTGAGTGAGCCAGTGGTCAGCCCAGCACCTGTGCAGGGCATGATGTCTTCCAGACCAGGTGGCACAAAGCCAGTGTCCCCATCCTATCCGGCTGAGCCGAGGGAGCCCCAGGAAAGTCAGGGACTCCCCGGCGCTTCCATTTCTGTGACACCCAGCTCAGCAGGCCCTCCCGGGGTCCAtggtgggagagagaggggcaCGGTGCTCCCGCTCTCCCTGATCAGCAAGAACCGCGGGCTCTCGGCACCCGACCTGCGGTCTGTGGGGCTCTCCGTGGGACCAGGGCAGAGCGCCAGCGAGGTGGAGGGGTCTTTGGGGGAAGCCGTAGAAATCCCTCCGGGTGAGTCCCTGCAAGCGAGGGCTGCGAGGATCCTGGGCATCGAGGTGGCTGTGGAGTCCCTCCTGCGGGGCACCAGGCGAGCAGGGCAGAGCCAGCCTCCCGAGCCTGACGCAAGTGCCTGCGGCCCAGAGTCCCCCAGGGATGAGCCATCCTCCAGCTCAGCCGCGTCCGATGGCCTCACGGTGCCTGCCGATGCCTTTTATGGCAGGAGGAAGTGCGGCTGGACCGAGAGCCCCCTCTTTGTGGGGGAAAGGGACAGTGCCAGGCGGGCTCCCCTGGTGTCCGAGCACTCAGGTGTGGACGGGGGCATTGCCAGCGACGCCTCCAGCCCTGAGCCTCACCTCAGCCCCTTGGAGTCCAGCTCCTTCGACCAACAGGATGTGGGGGCAAGACCCCCCTTCAGGTCCACtttgttccattttatagaaAGGACCCCAAGTGTGGCGGGCTCAGAAAAGAGGCTCAGAAGCC
- the JCAD gene encoding junctional cadherin 5-associated protein isoform X1, with protein sequence MYSVEDLLISHGYKPSRDPPAPREDDPEGRQPARTRTRAGHSLLNGHEDGPAASAHRQTSAGKGRTSDAESRRRAPRGHGEPPGASASRTSEAGFYNQPTSAWCPQPQAGSSQACRRRGGREVSGVLGPRDGEDLEVRGMAQAHSLPGHMREGPWEVGGRTENVMKKAVWEEELRVPAPATWQDVSLGIWDQPRKVGRQMSDGSAERLFHDLYPLVQGEHVLSSHNKKKSQSLPRVLSPESLSCTDIPLPLSDGRLPKMPLYPPNGVPSLEPTRHPEKGGASVPLPRPKFGRPLKPQSHGSHQPSRGGVESSDPQDGRRTDPHVARHELCASDSGLEPPVYVPPPSYRSPPLNIPNPYLEDTVPGPLAEKAGAGGQLPPGPPGTGSEYGASPCSPRGPPAHPRPATAYGGSVQYIPFDDPRIRHIRLAQPQGFCEGTKLDDKSRDSSPVTPQEPPRGKMQPDGATLHPQSLTPPSGDERGPGAGPWWLWGQLPRDGEHSGFPDRRDPRVTRGQRPDVGGSQRRHAEGQVSSPNSQGDGTCEAQAKLKKFETGIQSKKGSKRKTSETIFCLVSIPVKPEAHLPDTDTNNNELKAGAGAGRGPERSAALREQSLLSTSATDLELQALTGSMGGRTEFQKQDLGRPEDDRDTLDLRVLHLAPHGALTCAGSWPGHQYRDQQTQTSFPEDPQGARLPPGAQLGGWSDAAPTAGRPDPAAPAAQAHPALASDDRRPRPDAQNLKGQRSLSPSGSSVVSRTSSSTHQAPGPRAGYSQPRVDGRGPPASPEPPREVVKGEPTGPCNSKQLFGQFLLKPVSRRPWDLISQLESFNKELQEGAESSGSSAGEDSEAEPRWEDGADARPGDPGFPGHSPGRRVEQQRAVRVPEGPVCRAGRGEHESESWSEESGPGRPPSLGPSQVEGGRADSPWSADSSWSTEGRRQEAGGAVSEPVVSPAPVQGMMSSRPGGTKPVSPSYPAEPREPQESQGLPGASISVTPSSAGPPGVHGGRERGTVLPLSLISKNRGLSAPDLRSVGLSVGPGQSASEVEGSLGEAVEIPPGESLQARAARILGIEVAVESLLRGTRRAGQSQPPEPDASACGPESPRDEPSSSSAASDGLTVPADAFYGRRKCGWTESPLFVGERDSARRAPLVSEHSGVDGGIASDASSPEPHLSPLESSSFDQQDVGARPPFRSTLFHFIERTPSVAGSEKRLRSPSKVIESLQEKLASPPRRAAPDRLMRMKEVSSVSRMRLLSFQSADSTEEPEELKAARGQPGPPGGFVSLSGGDQAWRVGPSLSVCKEGISPGAREHPAAPKDERADHDFWCPGEECGRRAGVPGEFGVLGS encoded by the exons ATGTACAGTGTGGAAGACCTCCTGATCTCTCATGGATACAAACCGTCAAGAGACCCCCCGGCACCGCGCGAGGATGACCCCGAGGGACGCCAGCCAGCGAGGACAAGGACGCGCGCTGGCCACAGCCTGCTGAACGGGCACGAGGATGGCCCTGCAGCCTCCGCACACCGTCAGACGTCCGCGGGGAAAGGACGCACGAGTGACGCGGAAAGCCGCCGCCGCGCGCCGCGAGGCCACGGGGAGCCCCCGGGAGCTTCTGCTTCGAGAACCTCTGAGGCCGG GTTCTATAATCAACCCACCTCGGCGtggtgcccccagccccaggctggcaGCAGCCAGGCCTGCCGGAGACGAGGAGGACGCGAAGTCAGTGGCGTGCTGGGCCCGAGGGACGGAGAGGACCTGGAGGTCAGAGGGATGGCCCAAGCCCACAGCCTGCCTGGCCACATGAGGGAGGGACCCTGGGAAGTCggaggaaggacagagaatgTGATGAAGAAGGCAGTTTGGGAAGAAGAGCTGAGAGTGCCGGCTCCTGCCACGTGGCAGGACGTCAGCCTGGGGATCTGGGACCAGCCCCGGAAGGTAGGGAGGCAGATGTCTGATGGCAGTGCGGAGAGATTGTTCCACGACCTGTACCCGTTGGTTCAAGGGGAGCATGTGCTGAGCTCCCACAACAAGAAGAAATCGCAGTCGTTGCCTAGAGTCCTTTCCCCCGAGAGCCTGAGCTGCACGGACATTCCCCTTCCGCTAAGCGACGGACGTTTACCTAAAATGCCACTGTATCCTCCAAATGGTGTGCCGAGTCTGGAACCCACAAGGCACCCGGAGAAGGGTGGTGCCTCGGTGCCTTTGCCCCGGCCTAAGTTTGGGAGACCCCTCAAGCCCCAGTCTCATGGCTCGCACCAGCCGAGCCGGGGAGGCGTGGAAAGCAGCGACCCCCAGGACGGCCGGCGGACGGACCCGCACGTCGCCAGGCACGAGCTCTGTGCATCCGACTCCGGCTTGGAGCCGCCGGTGTACGTGCCTCCGCCATCGTACAGGTCGCCCCCGCTGAACATCCCAAACCCCTACTTGGAAGACACGGTGCCCGGACCTCTGGCTGAGAAGGCCGGGGCCGGCGGTCAGCTTCCTCCCGGCCCCCCGGGCACTGGGAGCGAGTACGGCGCCAGCCCCTGCTCTCCGCGAGGGCCCCCTGCACACCCCCGACCTGCCACCGCCTACGGCGGCTCCGTTCAGTACATCCCCTTCGACGACCCGCGGATACGACACATCAGACTGGCGCAACCGCAGGGTTTCTGCGAAGGAACGAAGCTTGACGATAAGTCACGTGACTCCAGTCCCGTCACTCCCCAAGAGCCACCTCGTGGGAAGATGCAGCCGGATGGTGCCACGCTGCACCCACAGAGCCTGACACCCCCGTCAGGCGATGAGAGGGGCCCTGGCGCCGGGCCCTGGTGGCTGTGGGGCCAGCTCCCCAGGGACGGAGAGCACAGCGGCTTCCCCGACCGGAGAGACCCCCGTGTCACGAGAGGACAGCGGCCGGACGTGGGGGGCAGCCAGCGCAGACACGCGGAGGGCCAGGTTTCCTCCCCAAACTCGCAGGGCGACGGTACCTGCGAAGCGCAGGCCAAGCTCAAAAAATTCGAAACGGGCATTCAGAGCAAGAAAggttcaaagagaaaaacaagcgAGACtatattttgtttggtttccaTCCCGGTCAAACCCGAGGCCCACCTGCCCGACACGGACACGAACAACAATGAGCTGAaggcgggcgcgggcgcggggcgcgggccgGAGCGCAGCGCGGCGCTGCGGGAGCAGAGCCTGCTGAGCACGTCCGCCACCGACCTGGAGCTGCAGGCTCTCACGGGCAGCATGGGCGGGAGGACGGAGTTCCAGAAGCAGGATCTGGGGCGGCCGGAAGACGACAGAGACACACTTGACCTCAGGGTCCTTCACCTCGCGCCACACGGAGCGCTCACGTGCGCCGGCTCGTGGCCAGGGCACCAGTACCGGGACCAGCAAACGCAGACCAGTTTCCCCGAAGACCCGCAGGGCGCTCGGCTGCCCCCGGGCGCGCAGCTGGGAGGGTGGAGCGACGCGGCACCCACTGCAGGACGCCCAGACCCTGCGGCCCCCGCAGCGCAGGCGCACCCGGCGCTGGCTTCCGATGACCGCAGACCGAGGCCAGATGCTCAAAACCTGAAAGGTCAAAGGTCCCTCAGCCCATCCGGCAGCAGCGTTGTTTCAAGGACGTCCTCGTCCACACATCAGGCGCCTGGGCCAAGAGCGGGCTACAGTCAGCCCCGTGTGGACGGCCGCGGACCCCCGGCCAGCCCCGAGCCGCCGCGGGAGGTGGTGAAAGGGGAGCCCACGGGCCCCTGCAACAGCAAACAGCTGTTCGGGCAGTTCCTCCTGAAACCCGTTAGTCGTCGCCCCTGGGATTTGATAAGTCAGTTGGAAAGTTTTAACAAGGAGCTTCAGGAAGGGGCAGAAAGCAGCGGCAGCAGCGCCGGCGAGGACAGTGAGGCGGAACCGCGGTGGGAGGACGGCGCCGACGCCAGACCCGGGGATCCGGGCTTCCCTGGACACAGCCCGGGGAGGAGGGTTGAGCAGCAGCGGGCCGTGCGGGTGCCCGAGGGCCCTGTGTGCAGGGCGGGAAGAGGCGAGCATGAGTCTGAGAGCTGGAGCGAGGAGTCCGGGCCGGGCCGCCCTCCGTCCCTGGGCCCCTCGCAGGTGGAGGGCGGCAGAGCGGACTCTCCCTGGTCGGCAGACAGCAGCTGGAGCACAGAGGGGAGACGCCAGGAGGCTGGCGGTGCAGTGAGTGAGCCAGTGGTCAGCCCAGCACCTGTGCAGGGCATGATGTCTTCCAGACCAGGTGGCACAAAGCCAGTGTCCCCATCCTATCCGGCTGAGCCGAGGGAGCCCCAGGAAAGTCAGGGACTCCCCGGCGCTTCCATTTCTGTGACACCCAGCTCAGCAGGCCCTCCCGGGGTCCAtggtgggagagagaggggcaCGGTGCTCCCGCTCTCCCTGATCAGCAAGAACCGCGGGCTCTCGGCACCCGACCTGCGGTCTGTGGGGCTCTCCGTGGGACCAGGGCAGAGCGCCAGCGAGGTGGAGGGGTCTTTGGGGGAAGCCGTAGAAATCCCTCCGGGTGAGTCCCTGCAAGCGAGGGCTGCGAGGATCCTGGGCATCGAGGTGGCTGTGGAGTCCCTCCTGCGGGGCACCAGGCGAGCAGGGCAGAGCCAGCCTCCCGAGCCTGACGCAAGTGCCTGCGGCCCAGAGTCCCCCAGGGATGAGCCATCCTCCAGCTCAGCCGCGTCCGATGGCCTCACGGTGCCTGCCGATGCCTTTTATGGCAGGAGGAAGTGCGGCTGGACCGAGAGCCCCCTCTTTGTGGGGGAAAGGGACAGTGCCAGGCGGGCTCCCCTGGTGTCCGAGCACTCAGGTGTGGACGGGGGCATTGCCAGCGACGCCTCCAGCCCTGAGCCTCACCTCAGCCCCTTGGAGTCCAGCTCCTTCGACCAACAGGATGTGGGGGCAAGACCCCCCTTCAGGTCCACtttgttccattttatagaaAGGACCCCAAGTGTGGCGGGCTCAGAAAAGAGGCTCAGAAGCC